One genomic segment of Primulina tabacum isolate GXHZ01 chromosome 9, ASM2559414v2, whole genome shotgun sequence includes these proteins:
- the LOC142504339 gene encoding uncharacterized protein LOC142504339, with amino-acid sequence MMREFTRQKDMVRAGKTRFATAFLTLKRFQNHKASLRKMFTSEKWTTSSRFAKEAPGKRATEVILMPSYWNMIVYAVKVGGPVVKVLRLVDGEKNLQWAIFMRQWIGQKKLLLPQLITKRINIFAIIDHRWTIQLHRPLHADGHFLNPEFFYSNSNIENDYEVVTAHLLVNEIGLHSKRRNKLEQKKLNDLVYIKYNRALRRRYDMHDTIDPISLVDIDDSNECWTSIWVDEDAYNFRSRSTSSTKEAVASTSTLNTYKRRSTINRNNNEEDEEIDFGENDEESEGYKSGASASGDDDHDDTVGEDEDEFDYLDF; translated from the exons ATGATGAGAGAATTCACGAGGCAGAAAgatatggtcagagctggaaaAACTCGTTTTGCAACCGCTTTTTTGACTTTAAAGCGGTTTCAAAATCACAAAGCGAGTTTGAGAAAAATGTTTACATCTGAGAAATGGACCACTAGTAGTAGATTTGCAAAAGAGGCACCGGGTAAGCGGGCAACAGAGGTTATACTAATGCCTTCGTATTGGAATATGATTGTTTATGCCGTTAAAGTAGGTGGTCCTGTGGTGAAAGTTCTTCGATTGGTTGATGGGGAAAAAAACCTCCAATGGGCTATATTTATGAGGCAATGGATCGGGCAAAAGAAGCTATTGTTGCCTCAGTTGATAACAAAGAGGATAAATATTTTTGCTATAATTGATCATAGGTGGACGATTCAACTCCATCGACCTTTACATGCTGATGGACATTTCTTAAACCCGGAGTTCTTCTACTCGAATTCTaatatagaaaatgattatgaaGTTGTGACGG CTCATCTGCTTGTGAACGAAATTGGA CTTCATTccaaaagaagaaataaattggagcaaaaaaaattgaatgatTTGGTTTACATCAAGTATAATAGGGCTTTGAGGCGCCGATATGATATGCATGATACGATTGATCCTATTTCTTTGGTTGATATCGATGATAGTAATGAATG TTGGACGAGCATCTGGGTTGATGAAGATGCCTATAATTTTAGATCTCGAAGCACATCCTCTACAAAAGAAGCAGTGGCTAGTACGAGTACATTAAATACGTATAAAAGAAGATCTACTATCAATCGTAATAATAATGAAGAGGATGAAGAAATTGATTTTGGTGAAAACGATGAGGAATCAGAAGGATACAAATCTGGAGCTTCAGCTTCCGGAgatgatgatcatgatgatACAGTTGGGGAGGATGAAGATGAATTTGattatttagatttttga